A window of Saccharomyces paradoxus chromosome XI, complete sequence contains these coding sequences:
- the PTK1 gene encoding putative serine/threonine protein kinase PTK1 (serine/threonine protein kinase~similar to YKL198C): MTASHNHSTKISQQPISSVSAFKFFGKKLLSSNHGSKLKKKASLPPNFHSASTNDSQSSSSKLPSSLKTSRRANSFVHTTNNKSTSSPASAKILRPGGSSTSISRGNRHSSTSRNASNSKFSSERLVYNPYGVSTPSTSLSSVSTSMKKDPDLGFYLHDGDSKIRMLPIPIVDPNEYLPDEIKEASVQLSDNFVFDDENKTIGWGGSCEVRKIRSKYRKKDVFALKKLNMIYNETPEKFYKRCSKEFIIAKQLSHNVHITNTFLLVKVPTTVYTTRGWGFVMELGLRDLFAMIQKSGWRSVALAEKFCIFKQVACGVKFCHDQGIAHRDLKPENVLLSPEGVCKLTDFGISDWYHTDPHDLSSPVKKCAGMIGSPPYAPPEVMYYDSKKHYDAELQQPYDPRALDCYGLGIILMTLVNNVIPFLESCSFDTGFRDYCDAYENFTRLHDRAFRDRGNYRPGPGMEYHLARNFKNGHASRVAWRLADPEAVTRYTMDDLFEDPWFQGIQTCVDADDKYVCKKPVIKTTTYENPRGFHIATDVAATTPTSNPFLKSRVPIRSMVDIAAHPSPTAAVAAPPPPPAHSCANGEALFTLRETPPPQLATLTLSEEPPATAATPVHGHARANTPHRVVHHHLNIVNSMVHSSSAASSQVPAST; encoded by the coding sequence ATGACAGCCTCACACAATCATTCCACGAAGATATCCCAACAACCAATCTCTTCAGTATCAGCATTTAAGTTCTTCGGCAAGAAGCTGTTAAGTTCTAATCATGGGAgcaaattgaagaaaaaggcGTCTCTACCTCCTAATTTCCACTCTGCAAGCACCAACGACAGCCAGTCCTCCAGCTCAAAACTGCCAAGCTCGTTGAAAACCTCCCGTCGCGCAAACTCATTTGTTCACACGACCAACAACAAGAGCACTTCATCTCCTGCTTCAGCCAAGATCCTACGCCCGGGCGGCTCCAGCACGTCCATCTCAAGAGGGAACAGGCATTCATCTACTTCTCGTAATGCCTCAAACTCCAAGTTCAGTAGCGAACGATTGGTGTACAACCCATACGGCGTCTCAACTCCAAGCACGTCACTGTCGTCCGTCTCCACCTCCATGAAGAAGGACCCTGATTTGGGCTTTTACCTTCACGATGGGGATTCTAAAATACGCATGCTACCGATCCCAATCGTTGACCCAAATGAGTATTTACCCGACGAGATAAAGGAGGCGAGCGTTCAGTTGAGCGATAACTTCGTCTTTGATGATGAGAACAAGACCATCGGATGGGGTGGTTCGTGCGAAGTGCGCAAGATCCGCTCCAAGTACCGCAAGAAGGACGTATTTGCTCTAAAGAAGCTCAATATGATCTACAATGAAACGCCCGAAAAGTTCTACAAGCGCTGTTCAAAGGAGTTCATCATCGCAAAGCAGCTAAGTCATAATGTCCACATCACAAATACCTTCCTTCTGGTAAAAGTACCCACCACTGTCTACACCACTCGTGGATGGGGGTTCGTCATGGAGCTGGGCCTACGAGATTTGTTTGCGATGATCCAAAAATCTGGTTGGCGCAGCGTCGCCCTAGCAGAAAAGTTTTGTATATTCAAGCAGGTGGCGTGTGGCGTTAAATTTTGCCACGACCAAGGCATCGCCCATCGCGATTTAAAACCGGAGAATGTGCTGTTATCCCCGGAGGGTGTGTGCAAGCTGACAGATTTCGGTATCTCTGACTGGTACCACACAGATCCACACGACTTGTCTAGCCCCGTTAAGAAGTGCGCGGGAATGATCGGATCACCGCCGTACGCTCCCCCGGAGGTAATGTATTACGACTCTAAAAAGCACTACGATGCGGAATTACAACAGCCGTACGACCCACGGGCACTAGATTGCTATGGCTTGGGTATTATCCTCATGACTCTCGTTAACAACGTCATTCCATTCTTAGAGTCCTGCAGCTTTGACACTGGTTTTCGGGATTACTGTGACGCctatgaaaattttaccCGTCTTCACGACCGCGCATTCCGCGATCGCGGCAATTATCGCCCGGGGCCAGGAATGGAGTATCATTTGGCTAGAAACTTCAAGAATGGTCATGCATCGCGCGTAGCATGGCGACTAGCCGACCCAGAAGCCGTCACTCGCTATACAATGGACGACCTGTTCGAAGACCCGTGGTTCCAAGGCATTCAAACATGTGTGGATGCCGATGACAAGTACGTGTGTAAGAAGCCCGTTATCAAGACAACTACATATGAGAATCCGCGGGGCTTCCATATTGCTACAGACGTTGCTGCGACCACACCCACCTCAAATCCATTTCTTAAGAGCCGTGTTCCTATCAGGTCGATGGTCGATATAGCCGCCCATCCTTCCCCAACGGCAGCGGTTGCAGCCCCGCCGCCTCCTCCAGCGCACTCTTGTGCCAACGGTGAGGCCCTCTTCACACTTAGAGAAACCCCACCGCCCCAGCTAGCAACCCTCACGCTCAGCGAGGAACCTCCCGCAACTGCCGCAACTCCCGTCCACGGCCACGCTCGGGCGAACACCCCGCACCGAGTTGTACATCACCATCTAAACATCGTCAATAGCATGGTTCATAGTTCTAGCGCGGCCTCTTCTCAAGTTCCTGCTTCAACTTGA
- the PEX1 gene encoding AAA family ATPase peroxin 1 (AAA-peroxin~similar to YKL197C), producing MTATKSLKFENLRIQFSNDIVGNFLRLPHSIINVLESTSYAIQEFGIAVHYHNSDTPIVHLGWDGHDSGLNENTVLINPVLATVYNFNQRSPLVDLYIQRYDHTHLATEVYVTPETSDDWEIIDANAMRFQNGEILHQTRIVTPGETLICYLEGIVTKFKIDRIAPSIRSARITDGSLVIVAPKVNKTRLVKAEHDHNNNTMPKSDTFQLLKKVILRSTVCKMDRPKNNLFVVYVNDGMQLPSQKGYASIVKCNPMQSKKGDSDNKIVGMHPKKIGVSIKCDSQIPENHIALSAYLWEAFFTYPINGAKIKLEFLQVSQKNMISGRNVIVNIKYFGKDISTKSGNQYIKLLGGSFLTNNLILPIEQIMVEIRKGNSVQQLCNLNGIANDSVQWKISQLGKDEAKDIIEGHLPKVYHIEETGKVLHTSKDEDDFIIVNNIKQEMVEYLTSPIIASPAVILDGKQGIGKTRLLKELTNELKKEHHIFVKYADCETLHETSNLDKIQKLIMEWCSFCYWYGPSLIVLDNVEGLFGKPQSSEGDPSNNGQWDNASKLLNFFINQVARIFSKDNRRIRVLFSGKEKTQINPLLFDKHFASESWSLRAPDKHARAKLLEYFFSKNQLMKLNRDVQFSDLSLETEGFSPLDLKIFTEKIFYDLQLQKNCDDVVTRELFLKSLGGFTPSALRGVKLTKETNIRWGDIGALASAKGVLLETLEWPTKYEPIFANCPLRLRSGILLYGYPGCGKTLLASAVAQQCGLNFISVKGPEILNKFIGASEQNIRELFERAQSVKPCILFFDEFDSIAPKRGHDSTGVTDRVVNQLLTQMDGAEGLDGVYILAATSRPDLIDSALLRPGRLDKSVICNIPTESERLDILRAVVNSKDKDTGLKKFALEENADLTLIAEKTAGFSGADLQGLCYNAYLKSVHRWLSAVRQPEEVPANDNIEYFTINENGRREENRLRLKTLLQQDVVHETKTSTSGASERTAVVTINDLIEACQETKPSISMSELVKLGEIYDRFQKDRNGEMPNGENSIDIGSRLSLM from the coding sequence ATGACAGCTACTAAGAGCCTaaagtttgaaaatttgaGAATACAATTCTCCAATGATATAGTAGGAAACTTTTTAAGGTTACCACATTCAATTATAAACGTGTTAGAATCAACCAGCTATGCGATCCAAGAATTCGGTATAGCTGTCCATTATCATAATTCAGATACGCCTATCGTTCATCTTGGTTGGGATGGCCATGATTCTGGATTGAATGAGAATACTGTTCTTATCAATCCTGTTTTAGCCACCGTATACAACTTTAACCAAAGGTCTCCATTGGTGGACTTGTACATCCAGCGATATGACCATACACACCTAGCTACGGAGGTGTATGTTACGCCAGAGACAAGTGATGATTGGGAAATTATTGACGCCAATGCAATGAGGTTTCAAAATGGTGAAATTTTGCACCAAACCCGTATAGTCACTCCTGGTGAAACTTTGATTTGTTATTTGGAAGGGATAGTtacaaaattcaaaattgaCAGAATAGCACCATCAATAAGGTCTGCAAGGATTACGGATGGCTCGTTGGTCATTGTGGCACCAAAGGTCAATAAAACACGTTTAGTGAAGGCTGAACATGatcataataataatacaatGCCAAAAAGTGATACCTTCCAACTTTTAAAGAAGGTAATACTGAGGAGCACTGTATGCAAAATGGACCGGCCTAAAAATAATCTTTTTGTTGTATATGTCAATGACGGAATGCAATTGCCCTCTCAAAAGGGGTATGCTTCCATCGTTAAGTGCAACCCAATGCAATCCAAGAAAGGTGATTCAGATAACAAAATAGTTGGTATGCACCCAAAAAAGATTGGCGTTTCCATTAAATGCGATAGTCAGATACCTGAAAATCACATTGCATTAAGCGCATATCTTTGGGAAGCATTCTTCACATATCCAATTAACGGAGCTAAAATCAAACTAGAATTTTTACAAGtaagccaaaaaaatatgatatcTGGGAGGAACGTAATAGttaatatcaaatattttggtaAGGACATTTCTACCAAGAGTGGGAATCAATACATTAAGTTATTGGGGGGTAGCTTTTTGACAAATAACTTAATACTTCCTATAGAACAAATCATGGTTGAAATAAGAAAGGGTAATTCCGTGCAGCAGTTATGTAATTTAAATGGAATTGCCAATGATTCCGTTCAATGGAAAATAAGCCAGTTGGGTAAGGATGAAGCTAAAGACATTATCGAAGGGCATTTGCCTAAAGTTTACCACATTGAGGAAACCGGTAAAGTTTTACACACTAgtaaagatgaagatgattttattattgtaaaTAATATCAAGCAAGAAATGGTCGAATACTTGACATCGCCTATCATTGCATCACCAGCTGTTATATTAGATGGGAAGCAGGGGATTGGTAAAACAAGGTTATTAAAAGAACTTACGAATGAACTAAAAAAGGAACACCACATTTTCGTTAAGTATGCAGATTGTGAAACGTTGCACGAAACATCAAATTTGGataaaatccaaaaattgattATGGAATGGTGCTCTTTTTGTTATTGGTATGGTCCTTCTTTGATTGTACTGGATAATGTTGAGGGTCTATTTGGCAAACCTCAATCCAGTGAGGGAGATCCGTCTAATAATGGTCAATGGGATAATGCAAGCAAactcttgaattttttcattaatcAGGTGGCGAGAATCTTTAGCAAGGATAATAGACGCATCAGGGTTTTATTTTCAGGTAAAGAGAAAACTCAAATCAATCCGCTATTGTTCGATAAGCATTTTGCTTCAGAAAGTTGGTCTTTAAGAGCACCTGACAAACACGCAAGAGCGAAGTTACTGGAGTATTTCTTCTCGAAAAACCAGCTCATGAAACTAAATCGAGACGTGCAGTTCAGTGATTTGTCATTAGAGACAGAAGGATTTTCGCCAttagatttgaaaatattcacAGAAAAGATATTCTACGATTTAcagttgcaaaaaaattgcgATGACGTTGTAACAAGAGAgcttttcttgaaatcGCTTGGCGGGTTTACACCTTCTGCGTTGCGTGGAGTGAAGCTAACAAAAGAAACCAACATCAGATGGGGAGATATTGGTGCATTAGCTAGTGCCAAAGGCGTCCTCCTTGAAACCTTAGAGTGGCCCACAAAATATGAGCCTATTTTCGCCAATTGCCCCCTAAGATTGAGATCGGGAATTTTACTTTATGGGTATCCTGGTTGTGGTAAAACGCTTCTGGCGAGTGCAGTAGCACAACAATGTGGGTTGAACTTTATCTCCGTCAAGGGACCTGAGATCTTAAACAAGTTTATAGGTGCCAGTGAACAAAACATCAGAGAATTGTTTGAAAGGGCACAATCTGTCAAACCTTGTATTCTATTTTTTGACGAGTTCGATTCTATTGCGCCAAAGAGAGGGCATGACTCCACTGGTGTTACAGACCGTGTAGTCAATCAATTATTGACGCAAATGGATGGTGCTGAGGGCCTTGACGGTGTATATATTCTAGCGGCTACAAGTAGACCTGATTTGATCGATAGCGCATTGTTAAGACCGGGGAGATTAGACAAAAGTGTGATCTGCAATATACCAACTGAATCAGAGAGGTTAGATATCTTGCGAGCTGTTGTCAACTCAAAAGACAAGGATACGGGACTGAAAAAGTTTGCACTAGAGGAAAATGCAGACCTGACATTGATTGCTGAAAAGACAGCTGGCTTTTCTGGTGCTGACTTACAGGGGCTCTGCTACAACGCATATTTGAAATCTGTACACAGATGGTTGTCTGCCGTAAGGCAGCCAGAAGAGGTACCCGCTAACGATAACATAGAATACTTTACTATTAATGAGAACGGACGcagagaagaaaatagaCTACGGCTAAAGACTCTGTTGCAGCAAGATGTGGTGCACGAAACGAAGACAAGTACTTCAGGTGCTTCTGAGCGGACCGCTGTGGTCACAATAAACGATTTAATAGAGGCTTGTCAAGAGACAAAACCTAGTATTTCAATGAGTGAATTGGTCAAATTGGGGGAAATTTACGATAGGTTTCAGAAGGATAGGAACGGTGAGATGCCCAATGGTGAGAATTCCATTGACATCGGTAGCCGACTCTCCCTTATGtga